The following are from one region of the Ochotona princeps isolate mOchPri1 chromosome 4, mOchPri1.hap1, whole genome shotgun sequence genome:
- the LOC101518196 gene encoding pepsin II-4, with protein MKWLLLLGLLALSECVVHKVPLVKKKSLRKNLIEKGLLQDYLKTHTPNPASKYFPKDAFASESTESLENYLDTEYFGTISIGTPPQEFTVIFDTGSSNLWVPSTYCHSLACALHKRFNPEDSSTYQATSKTLSITYGTGSMTGILGYDTVKVAGIEDTNQIFGLSKTEPGLFFLFAPFDGILGLAYPSISASDATPVFDNMWNEGLVSQDLFSVYLSSDEQKGSVVMFGGIDSSYYTGSLNWVPVSHEGYWQITMDSITINGETIACADSCQAVVDTGTSLLAGPTSAISSIQSYIGASENLLGEGTISCSAIDSLPDVVFTINGVQYPLPASAYILQEDDDCISGFEGMNLDTSTGELWILGDVFIRQYFTVFDRANNQVGFAAAV; from the exons AtgaagtggctgctgctgctgggcctgctgGCACTCTCTGAGTGCGTTGTCCACAA GGTTCCCCTTGTCAAAAAGAAGTCCTTGAGGAAGAACCTGATTGAGAAGGGCTTGCTGCAGGACTACCTCAAGACTCATACCCCCAACCCGGCCTCCAAGTACTTCCCCAAAGATGCATTCGCCTCTGAATCCACTGAAAGCCTGGAGAACTATTTGGAT ACCGAGTACTTTGGCACCATCAGCATCGGAACCCCCCCTCAGGAATTCACCGTCATCTTTGACACCGGCTCCTCCAACCTGTGGGTGCCCTCCACCTACTGCCACAGTCTGGCCTGTG CTCTCCATAAGCGCTTCAACCCTGAGGACTCCTCCACCTACCAGGCCACCAGCAAGACCCTCTCCATCACCTATGGCACCGGCAGTATGACCGGCATCCTGGGATATGACACTGTGAAA GTTGCAGGCATCGAGGACACCAACCAGATCTTTGGCCTGAGCAAGACAGAGCCTGGCCTCTTCTTCCTGTTTGCTCCCTTTGATGGCATCCTGGGTCTGGCCTACCCCAGCATTTCTGCCTCTGATGCCACACCCGTCTTTGACAACATGTGGAATGAGGGCCTCGTGTCCCAGGATCTCTTCTCCGTCTACCTGAGCTC TGACGAGCAGAAGGGCAGCGTGGTCATGTTTGGCGGCATCGATTCTTCTTACTACACAGGAAGTCTGAACTGGGTGCCTGTTTCCCATGAGGGCTACTGGCAGATCACCATGGACAG CATCACTATCAATGGAGAGACCATCGCTTGTGCTGATAGCTGCCAGGCTGTCGTTGATACGGGCACCTCTCTGCTGGCTGGACCCACCAGTGCCATTTCCAGCATCCAGAGCTACATCGGAGCTTCTGAGAACTTGTTGGGAGAG GGTACCATCAGCTGCTCAGCCATCGACTCCCTGCCCGATGTTGTCTTCACCATCAACGGAGTCCAGTACCCTCTGCCTGCTAGCGCCTATATCCTGCAG GAAGATGACGACTGCATCAGTGGCTTTGAGGGCATGAACCTTGACACCTCCACCGGCGAGCTCTGGATCCTGGGTGATGTCTTCATCCGCCAGTACTTTACTGTCTTCGACCGGGCCAACAACCAGGTTGGCTTCGCTGCTGCAGTTTAA